A single genomic interval of Spirosoma taeanense harbors:
- a CDS encoding NAD(P)-dependent alcohol dehydrogenase, which produces MSINRRKPTPHDVEIEILFCGVCHSDLHTARSEWGPSLYPCVPGHEIVGRVVSVGGHVSKFNVGDMVGVGCMVDSCRECEYCQEGLEQYCEPGMTGTYNSPDKHLPGNPTFGGYSESIVVDENFVLRIPDNLDPAAAAPLLCAGITTYSPLRHWNVGPGKKVGIVGIGGLGHMGLKIAKAMGAHVVAFTTSESKFEEAKRLGADEVVLSKDAQQMAAYRGKLHFILDCVSAEHDINAYLGLLRVDGSLALVGAPEHPLPVAAFSLIPGRKSFAGSMIGGIAETQEMLDFCAEHNIPADIEMIDVQQINEAYERLLKGDVKYRFVIDMASLKK; this is translated from the coding sequence ATGAGTATCAACCGCCGGAAACCCACACCGCACGACGTGGAAATAGAAATTCTGTTCTGCGGGGTTTGTCACTCCGACCTGCATACGGCCAGGAGTGAATGGGGACCTTCTCTATACCCCTGCGTTCCCGGTCACGAGATTGTGGGTAGAGTGGTGAGCGTGGGCGGTCACGTCAGTAAATTCAACGTAGGTGACATGGTCGGCGTAGGCTGCATGGTCGATTCCTGCCGGGAATGTGAGTACTGTCAGGAAGGGCTGGAGCAATATTGCGAACCCGGCATGACCGGCACGTACAATTCGCCAGATAAGCACCTACCGGGCAATCCAACCTTCGGAGGCTATTCAGAAAGCATTGTGGTGGATGAGAACTTTGTGTTGCGCATCCCCGACAACCTCGATCCTGCGGCAGCGGCTCCCCTGCTTTGCGCCGGTATCACGACGTATTCACCCCTGCGGCACTGGAATGTGGGGCCGGGTAAAAAAGTGGGGATCGTCGGCATTGGTGGTTTAGGACATATGGGCCTAAAGATCGCGAAAGCCATGGGCGCACACGTAGTAGCATTCACCACATCGGAATCCAAATTTGAAGAAGCCAAACGGTTAGGCGCTGATGAAGTGGTCTTATCAAAAGATGCCCAGCAAATGGCTGCTTACCGGGGTAAACTGCACTTTATTCTGGATTGCGTTTCGGCAGAGCATGATATTAACGCATACCTCGGCCTGCTTCGCGTAGATGGTTCGCTGGCCCTCGTAGGCGCACCGGAACATCCGCTTCCCGTTGCGGCCTTCAGCCTTATCCCCGGTCGCAAGAGCTTTGCCGGCTCTATGATTGGCGGCATTGCGGAAACCCAGGAGATGCTGGATTTCTGCGCCGAGCACAATATCCCCGCGGATATTGAGATGATCGATGTCCAGCAGATTAACGAAGCTTACGAGCGCCTGCTGAAAGGTGATGTCAAGTATCGATTCGTCATTGACATGGCATCGCTGAAAAAATAA
- a CDS encoding alpha/beta hydrolase, with translation MNMPLLTYIKEIAPRPVLLIAGKKAHSRYFNEDAYKAAAGPKELLIIPDASHVDLYDQLAIIPFDKLTAFFTEHLKPGKPLEKSVGVISVEGK, from the coding sequence ATGAATATGCCCTTGCTGACTTACATCAAAGAAATCGCACCTCGTCCGGTTTTGCTGATTGCCGGTAAAAAGGCACACTCCCGTTATTTCAACGAGGATGCTTACAAAGCAGCCGCCGGGCCGAAAGAGCTATTGATTATTCCGGATGCCAGTCATGTCGATTTGTACGACCAGTTAGCTATCATTCCTTTTGATAAACTAACCGCCTTCTTTACCGAACATCTGAAGCCGGGTAAGCCCCTGGAAAAGAGCGTCGGGGTTATTTCAGTAGAAGGCAAATAG
- a CDS encoding Spy/CpxP family protein refolding chaperone, which translates to MVNFTTMRHAWIGWLLGLVLMTHAAVAQNDLSGRQKIESAKIGMITNRLNLTTDQAPQFWAVYNEYNAKKQELNRRIRQLNNEPSRGGLNNNQLMDGLREVNATKQKLADLDDEYMNRFLKVITPAQLAELYKTEQVFNNMLLKRLNNQNN; encoded by the coding sequence ATGGTAAATTTTACGACGATGAGACACGCATGGATTGGTTGGCTGCTGGGTTTGGTGCTGATGACGCACGCAGCCGTCGCACAGAACGACCTCAGCGGACGCCAGAAAATTGAATCGGCTAAGATAGGCATGATTACGAACCGGCTCAATCTGACCACCGATCAGGCTCCCCAGTTCTGGGCGGTTTATAACGAATACAACGCGAAGAAGCAGGAGCTGAACCGCCGAATCCGGCAACTCAACAATGAGCCGTCGCGGGGTGGTTTGAATAACAATCAGTTGATGGACGGCCTGCGGGAGGTCAACGCGACCAAACAAAAACTCGCCGATCTGGACGACGAATATATGAACCGGTTTCTGAAGGTTATTACGCCCGCGCAACTGGCAGAGTTATATAAGACTGAGCAGGTCTTCAATAATATGCTTCTGAAACGGTTAAATAATCAGAACAATTAG
- a CDS encoding RNA polymerase sigma factor — MTDEELLAKYRDPSSRNYAFNLLVRQYQQKIYWHIRKMVIDHDDADDLVQETFIKVWNSLEQFRGDSQLYTWIYRIATNECLNFLNKKRRRFFLPIGDVEGELMEKLESNTDYVTSGNEPSGEEIQMKLQKALLKLPDKQRLVFNMKYFDDMKYEEISEITGTSVGALKASYHLAVKKIEEYLTKTDTTD, encoded by the coding sequence ATGACAGACGAAGAACTCCTCGCCAAATACCGCGACCCATCAAGCCGGAACTATGCCTTTAATCTGCTGGTGCGACAGTATCAGCAGAAGATTTATTGGCATATCCGGAAGATGGTCATCGACCACGATGACGCGGATGATCTGGTGCAGGAAACGTTCATAAAAGTCTGGAACAGCCTGGAACAGTTTCGGGGCGACAGTCAGTTATATACCTGGATCTATCGCATTGCCACCAACGAGTGCCTGAACTTTCTGAACAAGAAACGCCGACGGTTCTTTCTGCCCATCGGCGACGTAGAGGGCGAGTTGATGGAGAAGCTCGAAAGCAACACGGACTACGTTACGTCCGGTAATGAGCCTAGTGGCGAAGAGATTCAGATGAAACTTCAGAAGGCGCTGCTGAAGTTGCCCGACAAGCAGCGGTTAGTGTTCAACATGAAATACTTCGACGATATGAAGTACGAAGAGATTTCAGAGATTACCGGCACATCGGTTGGCGCACTTAAGGCTTCGTACCACCTTGCCGTCAAAAAAATCGAGGAATACCTGACAAAAACAGATACAACAGATTAA
- a CDS encoding transketolase family protein — MKKYEYTEKKDTRSGFGAGIAELGKSNPNVVALTADLAGSLKLETFIKENPDRFVQCGIAEANMIGVSAGLTIGGKIPFATTFANFATGRVYDQIRQSVAYSNKNVKICASHAGVTLGEDGATHQILEDLGMMKMLPNMTVINPCDYNQTKAATIAIAEYEGPVYLRFGRPVIPVFTPADQKFEIGKAWHVNEGDAVSIFCTGHLVWEAIKAGEMLAEEGIEADIINIHTIKPLDEEAILASVKKTGCAVSAEEHMLNGGLGDSVAQVLARNFPAPLEYVGVHDTFGESGTPDQLMKKYGLTADKIVEQVKKVMARK; from the coding sequence ATGAAAAAATACGAATACACAGAAAAGAAAGACACCCGTTCCGGTTTTGGTGCGGGTATTGCCGAACTGGGCAAATCGAACCCTAACGTCGTTGCGCTGACCGCCGATCTGGCCGGCTCGCTCAAGCTCGAAACGTTTATTAAAGAGAACCCCGACCGGTTTGTGCAGTGCGGCATTGCTGAAGCCAACATGATTGGCGTATCGGCGGGCCTGACCATTGGCGGAAAAATTCCGTTTGCCACAACTTTCGCGAACTTCGCTACGGGTCGGGTGTACGACCAGATCCGGCAGTCGGTGGCGTATTCTAACAAGAACGTTAAAATCTGCGCATCGCACGCGGGCGTAACGCTGGGCGAAGACGGGGCAACCCACCAGATTCTGGAAGATCTGGGCATGATGAAAATGCTGCCCAACATGACCGTCATAAACCCCTGCGATTATAATCAGACCAAAGCTGCGACTATCGCTATCGCTGAGTACGAAGGCCCCGTTTACCTGCGATTTGGCCGTCCGGTTATCCCTGTTTTCACCCCGGCCGACCAGAAGTTTGAGATCGGTAAAGCCTGGCATGTCAATGAAGGCGATGCCGTATCGATTTTCTGCACGGGCCACCTTGTCTGGGAAGCCATCAAGGCGGGCGAAATGCTGGCCGAAGAAGGTATTGAAGCCGATATTATCAACATTCACACAATTAAACCGTTAGACGAAGAAGCCATTCTGGCATCGGTCAAAAAGACCGGATGCGCCGTTTCGGCCGAAGAACACATGCTGAACGGTGGTCTTGGCGATAGCGTAGCGCAGGTGCTGGCCCGCAACTTCCCGGCCCCGCTGGAATACGTCGGTGTTCACGATACGTTCGGAGAGAGCGGCACGCCCGACCAGTTAATGAAAAAATATGGCCTCACTGCCGACAAAATTGTTGAGCAGGTAAAAAAAGTAATGGCAAGAAAATAA
- a CDS encoding AAA family ATPase, which translates to MKIKSLVIENFKSIERIELIEPNPFTVFVGPNGSGKSNIFEALEFVNLQERMGGITGSLFGGPENFLRRHNTASKFTVHFDSDVSGFERGYYINILQHSTNETAHLQEFGYINNSLTQSDYVAKNPFYNFSRLFVGKDEQQKLNFKDDNRLTFAADNLELVLKRILSNSILRNELFEWLELFVPEFKAVEIDDRNELHWFEQFSSSHFTKSLISDGTFNILALLTAVYQSDDKPQFLCIEEPENGLHPQVAAELVDFFRIMCEERGHYIWLNTHSQSMASRVRPNEFVVVEKKEGATTVRQFRNEDFHGMSVDEAWLTNALNGGLAW; encoded by the coding sequence ATGAAGATCAAAAGCTTGGTCATCGAAAATTTCAAGTCCATTGAACGGATCGAGCTCATTGAGCCGAATCCGTTCACGGTCTTTGTCGGCCCTAACGGGTCAGGCAAATCAAATATTTTCGAGGCTTTGGAATTTGTGAATCTTCAGGAGCGTATGGGTGGAATAACGGGGAGTTTGTTTGGTGGCCCTGAAAACTTTTTGAGAAGACACAATACTGCAAGCAAGTTCACTGTCCATTTTGATTCAGATGTTTCTGGATTTGAGCGTGGTTATTATATCAACATTCTCCAACATTCAACAAATGAAACAGCTCATTTGCAAGAGTTCGGATATATTAACAATTCACTAACTCAATCTGACTACGTTGCTAAAAATCCTTTTTATAATTTCTCTAGATTGTTTGTTGGAAAAGATGAACAACAGAAATTAAACTTCAAGGATGATAATCGACTGACTTTTGCTGCAGATAACCTAGAGTTAGTCTTGAAACGTATACTTTCAAATAGTATACTACGTAACGAGTTATTTGAATGGTTAGAATTATTTGTTCCGGAGTTCAAAGCTGTCGAAATAGATGACAGAAATGAACTTCACTGGTTTGAACAGTTTTCATCAAGCCACTTCACAAAGTCTCTGATTTCAGACGGTACGTTCAACATCCTCGCTCTGCTGACGGCTGTTTATCAAAGTGACGACAAGCCGCAGTTCCTTTGTATAGAAGAACCAGAGAACGGATTGCATCCTCAGGTAGCGGCTGAGCTGGTCGATTTCTTCCGCATCATGTGTGAAGAGCGTGGTCATTATATCTGGTTGAATACGCACTCGCAATCGATGGCATCCCGCGTCCGGCCAAATGAGTTTGTCGTTGTTGAAAAGAAAGAAGGAGCAACCACCGTTCGGCAATTCCGGAACGAAGATTTTCATGGGATGTCCGTTGATGAAGCCTGGCTCACAAACGCATTAAACGGGGGGCTGGCATGGTAA
- a CDS encoding transketolase has protein sequence MEIEQLEQIATAVRRDIVRMVAAVNSGHPGGSLGCTDFMVSLYFEIMRRKQDANGKPIFDMDGRDEDLFFLSNGHISPVFYSVLARAGYFPIEELSTFRKLDSRLQGHPTTAEHLPGIRIASGSLGQGLSVACGAAYAKKLNGDDKHVYVLMGDGEQQEGQIWEAAQFAPNKKLGNLTAVIDFNLAQIDGSTENVNDNRDLGAKYKAFGWHVDEMKGNDMADVVKTLRKSQENPDVPTLILMHTEMGYGVDYMMGSHKWHGIAPNAEQLTQALNQLPLTVGYSDY, from the coding sequence ATGGAAATCGAGCAACTCGAACAAATTGCTACCGCCGTACGGCGCGACATCGTCCGCATGGTTGCGGCCGTTAACTCTGGCCACCCCGGCGGCTCACTTGGGTGCACCGACTTTATGGTTTCGCTTTACTTTGAGATTATGCGCCGGAAACAAGACGCAAACGGCAAGCCTATCTTTGATATGGATGGCCGCGACGAAGACTTGTTTTTCCTCTCGAACGGGCATATCTCGCCGGTATTCTACTCGGTACTGGCCCGGGCGGGTTATTTCCCGATCGAAGAACTCTCTACGTTCCGAAAGCTGGATAGCCGCCTGCAGGGACACCCAACCACGGCCGAGCATCTGCCGGGCATTCGGATTGCTTCGGGTTCGCTGGGACAGGGTTTATCGGTAGCCTGTGGAGCCGCTTACGCCAAGAAACTGAACGGCGACGACAAACACGTTTACGTCCTGATGGGCGATGGTGAGCAGCAGGAAGGCCAGATCTGGGAAGCAGCGCAGTTCGCGCCTAACAAAAAGCTGGGTAACCTGACGGCAGTCATTGACTTTAATCTGGCGCAGATTGACGGTTCTACGGAGAACGTAAATGACAACCGCGATCTCGGGGCTAAATACAAAGCATTCGGCTGGCACGTTGATGAGATGAAGGGTAACGACATGGCCGACGTAGTAAAAACGCTTCGTAAATCGCAGGAGAACCCCGACGTACCCACGCTGATTCTGATGCATACTGAAATGGGCTATGGCGTCGATTACATGATGGGCAGCCATAAGTGGCATGGCATTGCCCCCAACGCCGAACAGCTCACGCAGGCTCTCAACCAGTTACCTTTAACGGTTGGTTACTCGGATTATTAA
- the bcp gene encoding thioredoxin-dependent thiol peroxidase: MKLSVGDPAPDFISIDQKGQPIRLSDYRGKKVVLYFYPKDDTSGCTAQACSLRDSYAGLQSAGYEVLGVSLDDTKSHQKFISKYDLPFSLIADTDRQVAEAYGVWQEKSMYGRKYMGIVRTTFLIDENGIITDIIGKVDTKQHAEQILK; the protein is encoded by the coding sequence ATGAAGTTATCCGTCGGCGATCCCGCCCCCGATTTCATCAGCATCGATCAGAAAGGCCAGCCTATCCGGCTATCCGACTACCGGGGCAAAAAGGTTGTGCTTTACTTTTACCCCAAAGACGATACGTCGGGTTGTACGGCGCAGGCGTGCAGTCTGCGCGACAGTTACGCGGGTCTTCAGTCGGCAGGGTATGAAGTTCTGGGCGTGAGCCTAGATGACACTAAGTCTCATCAGAAGTTTATCAGTAAATATGACCTGCCATTTTCACTCATCGCTGATACCGACCGGCAGGTAGCTGAAGCGTATGGAGTCTGGCAGGAAAAATCCATGTACGGTCGCAAATACATGGGCATCGTTCGGACCACCTTCCTGATTGACGAAAACGGCATCATTACTGACATCATCGGTAAAGTAGATACTAAACAACACGCAGAACAGATTTTAAAATAA
- a CDS encoding M23 family metallopeptidase yields MPESIVNQPIVAKAVSAAPPGYFLFPIMPGSRNSLAGGLGDLRANHFHAGLDIRTGGREGLDVHAAADGYVSRIAVFTAGYGNVIFIKHLNGLTTVYGHLKTLNDTLGTYLRQQQYDKKTFEIDLRPAPGQFPVKQGDVIAASGNTGGSGGPHLHFEVRDANDNLINPLLFNFPEIQDEVPPYFERIALKTMTPASRINGEYQRVSYAPVRRADGSYTLTQPISASGLIGLEVLGYDKTSGSPYRNGISCLEIKLDGREVFAYNMNIFPNEQTRFMNIHENYEVEQTTGQRYHRGYIADGNILNLYKLPTNAAYRGRLPLLDGRPHEVTLTLFDAFDHAARLTFTILPERPATAPAGSDSLAVQADSDDTGETEALLDGLPSATITTDENVLKLTVRNVSPTNPPVAKLFVGRSTTDQPVSYVRNNQAIYLIDLRQSLPDSVQFGRGVVRTNYKKRIVPGRSEVLVDGNARLEFGPKTLFDTLHLAVRPVPGGGLEINQPTIPLNDYLTVQYVPNLPIAIDTMRTKAYWTSGGRESFVGGTWNKGRIEFKTRSLGRFQLLTDATPPRVEILSATPAGISARIRDDLSGIAQFRALVNGEWILMQYDYKRALLWSDKLNPDEPFEIGAEVIVQVKDRSGNIGSDTTTIETPRPVVRKKAPVKRRRRR; encoded by the coding sequence ATGCCAGAGTCTATCGTCAATCAGCCGATTGTCGCGAAGGCGGTTAGTGCTGCACCACCGGGTTATTTTCTGTTCCCAATCATGCCGGGCAGCCGTAACTCGCTGGCGGGTGGTCTGGGCGATTTGCGGGCGAACCACTTTCATGCGGGGCTGGATATCCGCACAGGCGGACGCGAAGGGCTGGACGTCCACGCAGCCGCCGATGGGTACGTATCGCGCATTGCGGTCTTCACGGCTGGCTACGGGAATGTCATTTTCATTAAGCACCTCAACGGGCTCACGACAGTTTATGGCCATCTGAAGACGCTTAATGACACGCTGGGTACGTATCTTCGGCAGCAGCAGTACGATAAAAAAACGTTTGAAATCGACCTTCGGCCCGCACCGGGCCAGTTTCCGGTGAAGCAGGGCGATGTCATTGCCGCGTCGGGCAATACGGGCGGTTCGGGCGGGCCGCACCTGCACTTCGAGGTTCGGGATGCGAATGACAACCTTATCAACCCCCTGCTCTTTAACTTCCCCGAAATTCAGGACGAAGTTCCCCCCTATTTTGAACGGATTGCGCTGAAGACCATGACGCCAGCCTCACGCATCAACGGCGAATACCAGCGCGTCAGTTACGCGCCTGTCCGCCGGGCCGACGGCAGTTATACGTTGACGCAGCCCATCTCGGCATCGGGGCTGATTGGGCTGGAAGTACTGGGTTATGACAAAACCAGCGGATCGCCCTACCGGAATGGGATCAGTTGTCTAGAGATTAAGCTAGACGGTCGCGAGGTCTTTGCGTACAACATGAACATCTTCCCCAATGAGCAAACCCGGTTCATGAATATCCACGAGAATTATGAAGTGGAGCAGACCACGGGGCAACGCTACCATCGGGGCTACATAGCCGACGGCAATATTCTGAACTTGTATAAACTGCCTACCAATGCGGCTTATCGGGGTCGGTTACCTCTGCTCGACGGGCGTCCGCATGAAGTTACGCTGACGCTGTTTGATGCTTTCGATCATGCGGCCCGGCTAACGTTTACAATTCTGCCCGAACGGCCCGCTACGGCTCCTGCTGGCAGTGATTCGCTGGCTGTCCAGGCCGATAGCGACGACACCGGAGAAACGGAGGCTCTGCTTGACGGACTTCCATCGGCGACTATTACGACCGACGAAAACGTGCTGAAACTGACGGTTCGGAACGTATCCCCAACGAATCCACCAGTTGCCAAACTCTTCGTGGGTCGTTCGACGACCGATCAGCCAGTTAGTTATGTCCGTAACAACCAAGCCATTTATCTTATAGATTTGCGCCAGTCATTGCCGGATTCGGTACAGTTTGGCCGGGGCGTGGTACGAACAAATTATAAAAAACGGATTGTGCCCGGCCGCAGTGAAGTCCTGGTTGACGGTAACGCCCGCCTGGAATTCGGCCCAAAGACCTTATTTGACACACTTCATCTCGCGGTACGGCCTGTGCCGGGCGGAGGGCTGGAAATTAACCAACCTACCATTCCGCTCAACGACTATCTGACGGTTCAATACGTCCCGAACCTTCCCATCGCCATCGACACCATGCGGACAAAAGCGTACTGGACGAGTGGCGGACGCGAAAGTTTTGTGGGCGGAACCTGGAACAAAGGCCGGATCGAGTTTAAAACCCGCTCACTGGGACGTTTTCAGTTATTGACGGACGCAACTCCGCCCCGGGTTGAAATTCTGTCGGCAACACCAGCCGGAATCTCGGCCCGGATTCGTGACGACCTGTCGGGCATTGCGCAGTTTCGGGCGCTGGTCAACGGCGAGTGGATTTTGATGCAGTACGACTATAAACGGGCACTGCTGTGGTCGGATAAGCTGAACCCTGACGAACCATTTGAGATTGGGGCTGAAGTGATCGTGCAGGTGAAAGATCGGTCTGGCAATATCGGCTCCGATACGACCACAATTGAAACGCCCCGACCAGTGGTTCGTAAAAAAGCCCCAGTTAAACGCCGGCGAAGGCGGTAA
- a CDS encoding M48 family metallopeptidase: MRNTLLGMMALVALVTACARVPLTNRRQLLLVPNDQILALSSQQYKQFLDTSQVVRSGDAEMVRRVGTRIRQAVEQYLNANNLGSRLEGFNWEYNLVQSPQVNAWCMPGGKIVVYSGILPYTQNEAGLATVMGHEVSHAIAEHGNERMSESLVANGLLQVGQAYLGSQAQQSTTTRALLMQAVGATLPAAYQVGRALPHSRSQESEADHLGLIFMAMAGYNPQEAVDFWSRMAKASAGKSTPEFLSDHPSDARRISDLQKLLPEATKYYNNSRRNS, from the coding sequence ATGAGAAACACACTTTTAGGTATGATGGCGCTGGTCGCTTTAGTAACCGCCTGCGCTCGCGTACCCCTAACCAATCGCCGACAGTTGCTGCTTGTACCGAACGACCAGATTCTGGCGCTTAGCAGCCAACAATATAAGCAGTTTCTCGACACCAGTCAGGTAGTGCGTTCCGGCGATGCCGAAATGGTTCGGCGTGTAGGAACCCGAATTCGTCAGGCTGTGGAACAGTATCTGAATGCTAATAATCTGGGCAGCCGGCTGGAAGGGTTCAACTGGGAGTATAACCTGGTGCAGAGTCCGCAGGTAAACGCCTGGTGTATGCCCGGTGGCAAGATTGTGGTCTATTCCGGCATACTGCCTTATACGCAGAACGAAGCGGGTCTGGCTACCGTAATGGGCCACGAGGTGTCGCACGCCATTGCCGAACACGGCAACGAACGCATGAGCGAAAGCCTGGTTGCCAATGGACTGCTTCAGGTAGGCCAGGCGTATCTGGGCTCGCAGGCGCAGCAAAGCACAACCACCCGGGCGCTGCTGATGCAGGCGGTTGGCGCTACGCTTCCTGCAGCCTATCAGGTTGGTCGGGCTCTACCCCACAGTCGGAGCCAGGAATCGGAGGCTGATCACCTTGGACTCATCTTTATGGCTATGGCAGGCTATAATCCGCAGGAAGCGGTTGATTTCTGGTCGCGCATGGCGAAAGCCAGCGCCGGAAAAAGCACACCCGAATTTTTGTCGGATCACCCGTCTGATGCGCGTCGGATCAGTGATCTGCAGAAGTTGCTGCCCGAAGCCACGAAATATTACAATAACTCCCGCCGGAATAGTTAG
- the sucC gene encoding ADP-forming succinate--CoA ligase subunit beta: MNIHEYQGKEILKKYGVRIQEGIVAESPEKAVEAAKQIMAQSGSKFVVVKSQIHAGGRGKGKVVGSEQRGVAVAKSVDDVRQIAKNLIGNVLVTHQTGPEGKKVNKVLVAQDVFYPGASEPKEMYISILLDRSKACNVIMASTEGGMDIEEVAASTPEKIVKEWIDPAVGLQPFQARKIAFGLGLEGEAFKEMVKFVTSLYKAYVDTDASMFEINPVLKTSDNKILAVDAKVNLDDNALYRHPDLANLRDITEEDPLEVEATANDLNYVKLDGNVGCMVNGAGLAMATMDIIKLSGGEPANFLDVGGGANAKTVEAGFRIILKDPNVKAILINIFGGIVRCDRVATGVVEAYKAIGDIKVPIIVRLQGTNAEEGARIIDESGLKVYSAVLLKEAAEKVEQVLKEVV, translated from the coding sequence ATGAATATACACGAGTATCAGGGGAAAGAAATTCTCAAAAAGTACGGCGTCCGGATTCAGGAGGGCATCGTGGCCGAATCGCCCGAAAAAGCCGTTGAAGCCGCCAAGCAGATCATGGCGCAGTCCGGCTCTAAGTTTGTCGTTGTGAAATCGCAGATTCATGCCGGCGGACGTGGTAAGGGCAAGGTCGTCGGGAGCGAACAGCGGGGCGTAGCCGTCGCCAAGTCGGTCGACGACGTGCGTCAGATTGCCAAAAATCTCATTGGCAACGTGCTTGTTACGCACCAGACCGGCCCCGAGGGCAAAAAAGTCAATAAGGTGCTCGTAGCGCAGGACGTGTTTTACCCTGGCGCATCGGAGCCGAAAGAGATGTACATCAGTATCCTGCTCGATCGCAGTAAAGCCTGCAATGTCATCATGGCCAGCACTGAGGGCGGTATGGACATCGAAGAAGTAGCCGCCAGCACCCCCGAGAAGATCGTGAAGGAGTGGATCGATCCGGCCGTTGGCTTACAGCCTTTCCAGGCCCGGAAGATTGCGTTCGGACTGGGTCTTGAGGGCGAAGCCTTCAAGGAGATGGTGAAGTTCGTCACGTCGCTCTACAAAGCTTACGTCGATACGGATGCCTCGATGTTTGAAATCAACCCGGTGCTGAAAACGTCAGACAACAAAATCCTGGCGGTTGATGCAAAAGTAAACCTGGACGACAACGCACTCTACCGGCATCCCGATCTGGCCAACCTACGCGACATTACGGAAGAAGATCCCCTCGAAGTCGAAGCGACGGCGAATGACCTCAACTACGTAAAACTCGACGGTAATGTAGGCTGTATGGTGAACGGCGCCGGACTGGCCATGGCCACGATGGACATTATTAAACTGTCGGGTGGAGAACCGGCTAACTTCCTCGACGTAGGGGGCGGTGCAAACGCCAAGACAGTTGAAGCCGGTTTCCGCATTATCCTGAAAGACCCGAACGTAAAAGCTATCCTGATTAATATTTTCGGGGGTATTGTCCGCTGCGACCGGGTGGCAACGGGTGTTGTCGAAGCCTACAAAGCCATTGGCGACATTAAAGTGCCGATCATTGTCCGGTTGCAGGGTACTAATGCCGAAGAAGGAGCCCGCATCATCGACGAATCGGGATTAAAAGTTTATTCGGCTGTTCTGCTGAAAGAAGCCGCTGAGAAAGTAGAGCAGGTTTTGAAAGAAGTCGTTTAA